A window of the Hordeum vulgare subsp. vulgare chromosome 5H, MorexV3_pseudomolecules_assembly, whole genome shotgun sequence genome harbors these coding sequences:
- the LOC123395658 gene encoding cytochrome P450 94C1-like yields MDAMELSWGARCAGLAFFVLSILVVALAAVLLLVRRWPWCSCHVCRTYLTGSWAKDFTNLGDWYAHLLRESPTGTVHIHVLGCTVTANPANVEYMLKTNFDNFPKGKRFAALLGDLLGGGIFNVDGDAWRHQRKMASLELGSVTVRSYAYKIVAHEVETRLLPVLADAADKGKVVDLQDVFRRFAFDTICKISFGLDPGCLDLDMPMSDLANAFDTASRLSAMRGAAASPFVWKLKRMLNIGSERELKKAIKLVDDLASAMILQRRKLGFENSHDLLSRFMASDGDVQAMDNKYLRDIVVSFLLAGRDTVASALTTLFIHLSKNPEVAAAIRTEAGGDKPSTYEHLKSLQYTHAVLYENMRLFPPVQFDSKFSAAADVLPDGTYVEGESRVMYHPYAMGRMPSIWGADYEAFRPDRWLTGPGGSFAPASLYKYPVFQAGLRVCLGKELAVTEMKAVSVAVVRAFDVEVVGENGRSGWAPRFVAGLTASISGGLPVRIKRASTSSSDFR; encoded by the coding sequence ATGGACGCCATGGAGTTGTCATGGGGTGCGCGGTGCGCCGGGCTGGCGTTCTTTGTCCTGTCCATCCTCGTGGTGGCGCTCGCCGCGGTGCTCCTGCTCGTGCGCCGGTGGCCATGGTGTAGCTGCCATGTCTGCCGGACGTACCTCACCGGCTCCTGGGCCAAGGACTTCACCAACCTTGGCGACTGGTACGCGCACCTGCTGCGCGAGTCGCCCACGGGCACCGTCCACATCCACGTCCTCGGCTGCACCGTCACCGCTAACCCGGCCAACGTCGAGTACATGCTCAAGACCAACTTCGACAACTTCCCCAAGGGCAAGCGCTTCGCCGCGCTCCTCGGCGACCTCCTCGGCGGCGGCATCTTCAACGTCGACGGCGACGCGTGGCGCCACCAGCGCAAGATGGCCAGCCTCGAGCTCGGCAGCGTCACCGTGCGCTCCTACGCCTACAAGATCGTCGCCCATGAGGTGGAGACCCGCCTCTTGCCCGTCCTCGCCGACGCAGCCGACAAGGGCAAGGTGGTCGACCTCCAGGACGTGTTCCGCCGGTTCGCCTTCGACACCATCTGCAAGATCTCCTTCGGCTTGGACCCAGGCTGCCTGGACCTTGACATGCCCATGTCGGACCTTGCGAACGCGTTCGACACCGCCTCGCGCCTCTCCGCCATGCGGGGCGCCGCGGCTTCGCCGTTTGTGTGGAAGCTGAAGCGGATGCTCAACATTGGGTCAGAGAGGGAGCTCAAGAAAGCCATCAAGCTCGTCGACGACCTCGCGTCGGCGATGATTCTACAACGGCGGAAGCTGGGTTTTGAAAATAGCCATGACCTCCTCTCCCGGTTCATGGCCTCGGACGGAGACGTGCAAGCCATGGATAACAAGTACCTCCGCGACATCGTCGTCAGCTTCCTCCTTGCCGGGCGGGACACGGTGGCCTCCGCGCTTACCACGCTCTTCATCCACTTGTCCAAGAACCCTGAAGTCGCGGCCGCCATTCGCACGGAAGCCGGCGGCGACAAGCCGTCCACTTACGAGCATCTCAAGAGCCTGCAGTACACGCACGCGGTGTTGTATGAGAACATGCGCTTGTTCCCGCCGGTGCAGTTCGACTCCAAGTTCAGCGCCGCCGCGGATGTGCTCCCGGACGGAACCTACGTGGAAGGCGAGTCGCGCGTCATGTACCACCCGTACGCCATGGGCCGCATGCCCAGCATCTGGGGCGCCGATTACGAAGCGTTCCGCCCCGACCGGTGGCTCACTGGACCCGGTGGTTCGTTCGCGCCGGCTAGCCTGTACAAGTACCCAGTGTTCCAGGCCGGCCTCCGCGTGTGCCTCGGCAAGGAGCTCGCCGTCACTGAGATGAAGGCGGTCAGCGTGGCCGTGGTGAGAGCTTTCGACGTGGAGGTTGTCGGAGAGAATGGCCGTAGTGGCTGGGCGCCGAGATTTGTGGCGGGGCTCACCGCGTCCATCAGTGGAGGGCTCCCAGTGAGGATCAAGCGCGCTTCGACGTCGAGTTCCGACTTCAGATAA